GAACAGTTGAGGTTCAGGAATATTTTCTAAGGCTTTTTTTATGAGCATGCATTGGTACCACACTGAAGAGAGCTGATTGACTTTGTCTCTGTTTAGAAGTGGCCTAATGGTAAATTTGAGGATAGACTCACAGGAATGAGCATTGATGAGATGCTATGGTTTTCTCTCAGTACATTATCAAAGGGCATTGGTCCCCAAATCCCCACCTCCTGCTGCAGTCACTTGGCCTTGATTTTCCAAATATTTGTACTGTTCTTTTCCTTCAAATCATCTTCCTGGCACAACCATCTTAATCTTCTGTTCTTGCTACAACTTAAGAAAAGAATTATTGGAATATTCTTTTCACTGAAGGCAGGGAGGGGAGTTGGCATATATGGCATCCCTCAGCCTGTATCCTGTTCTGTGCACCTGAATGGCCAAGGGGTAGGTAGTCAACAGTGGTTAGAatcctccacactcatcctcctAACAATGCACTAGTAACAGCATATCTCTCCAATAATTCCAATGTCATAGAACAATCAACACTCTAAGGCTCGGGATCTCTAAGGTTTTGGATGTCTACATACACACATTGACtgcaaagacaaaagaaaaagacaaagcATGTTATGACAGTGAGAAGTACTTCTGCTCCAACACAAATAACTGCTGTGTTGCCTTTTACTatgaatttttagattagattagattagattacttacagtgtggaaacaggcccttcggcccaacaagtccacaccgacccgccgaagcgcaacccacccatacccctacatttaccccttacctaacactacaggcaattttagcatggctaattcacctgacctgcacatctttggactgtgggaggaaaccggagcacccggttgTCAGTGAAATGGGCTGAAGAATGCACTGCAAATGCTCACTTCTGTCTGAAATGGCAGAGTCCTGTACAAAGAAGCTTGCGTATTGAAAGGGCTGATCTCCAGAGACAGGTGGATATTTCAAACACATAGCAATACATAAAAATGGTAACAGTAATTTTACTGATCCCATTCCAAGACTGTTTCTGTCCTAATAGTATGTTAAGACCAAGTAAATATTAGCCCAATCATCCTTCCCTGAAGCTTTATTGCCAATATACTGTAAGTGTTAATTTGGTCTTCAAAAAAAACACAatacattttagattagattagattagattacttacagtgtggaaacaggcccttcggcccaacaagtccacaccgccccgccgaagcgtaacccacccatacccctacatctacatctaccccttacctaacactacgggcaatttagcatgaccaattcacctgacctgcacatctttggactgtgggaggaaaccggagcacccggaggaaacccacgcagacacggggagaacgtgcaaactccacacagtcagtcacctgagacgggaattgaacccgggtctctggcgctgtgaggcagcagtgctaaccactgtgccaccgtgccgcccacaaaggcaGCTCCCGCCCCACCAGGGGAGATGCTGGTGGTTCTGAGCCGCTACTCCAGCTCCGAGACATGGGAACAGCGAGGCCTTTTACTGCACTCTCCCTCGCCACAGTAACGTTCAACCCGCTACAACTGTGAAGGCGGCGGACTGACCGGCCCGGGGGGAGTGGAAAAGAGTGTAGGAGACAGCGCTCGCCTTGGGCCAGGTGGTCCAACAACATCGCGGCCTTTCCCACCCACCGCCCGGAGGAGGCCTCACGCCTCCCGGCATACTGAGCAtactgagaaaacaaaacataTCAAATAGTATGAGTTATCAAAAACAGCATCATCCATACTGGTTCTCCTTACAAGTTAAGCTTTTCTCTGCTTTCCTATTCTTCTGCTGTCTCTTTTTCTTCCTCTACCCGATTCATTCATGTTCCCTCTTGAATTTATACTTGCTATCACTATCACCAGCCCTTTTTCTCATTCACTCACCGCAATGGCATTTTGCTTCATACTGTATTCAATTTTGTTTACTGATCAGTGTTTCACGTATCCTCAAACAATTTTGCCATTGCACATCAGTTTCGTTGAACACAATAGCCTTTTTAAAAAGATTTGTGATCAAGATGAGAAAATTATTGTGTTGGGGCATGAAAGTCTTCCCATTTCAGGCAATTTTAGACACATCCATGTCAATTACACTGCACCCAGATGTAGATTATCTATACAATAAACTTGAAACTCATTAAATCATGTTGAAGAGGTGCcaatattggactggggtggaccaagttcaaaatcccacaacaccaggttatagtccaatagactgtgcttccaaataaacctgttggactataacctggtgttgtgggattttgaaCCACATTAAATCAGTGAGGCCTTATTTAAACAGAGCTGAGTCACTCGTGAATGCGCGTGCGCGGTGAGGGTGGTGCATGCTGGTCTTTGTAGTTCGGTCTGGGCTGCGCCACGATTACCCACAGTGCATTGCGACCTCGCTGACGGTCAGGGGAAGGTCAGGAAAAAGGTTCGAGTCGTCAGTGAACGGGAAGACATGTTGTGGGCACGGACGGTTCGCAACTTCAGCACCTCGCTGATCCGCAGGTCACACTATGAGGAGGGACCGGGAAAGGTACGGAACGGACGGACGGGCGAACGAACGAACAGAGATTAAAGTGTCTCGGGCGGGGGCTCCGTTAACTGCAGCCGGGAGGCGTGAGGCCTCCTCCGGGCGGTGGGTGGGGGAAGGCCGCGATGTTGTTGGACCACCTGGCCCAAGGCGAGCGCTGTCTCCTGTCTCCTACCCTCTTTTCCACTCCCCCCGGGCCGGTCAGTCCGCCGCCTTCACAGTTGTAGCGGGTTGAACGTTACTGTGGCGAGGGAGAGTGCGGTAAAAGGCCTCGCTGTTCCCATGTCTCGGAGCTGGAGTAGCGGCTCAGAACCACCAGCATCTCCCCTGGTGGGGCGGGAGCTGCCTTTCCGTGTCTCTGCTTCAGTGTCATTCTCTTCCGTGTCggaaactcccccccccccccccccattgacTGGAATCAACTCCATGTAATGCCCTTGTTTCACCTTGTTCCTTTACCACCTCAGTGCCCAATGCTCCTTTTCGATGAAGGAACGATTTATGTATCACTTTCAATATAGTCTGCGTTATTTGACGTGCTACACTGGGGAGGCCAAACGCAGACCAGGCAGTTGCTCTTCAGAACCCCCCTGCCCAGTTCTCCCCCACGATCCTGACCTTTAGGTCATTTGCAATACTCTATCTTCATCCTGTGCATCAATGTTGTAATAGGCCCCTCGCAATCTGGAGTGGCAGCACACTGTTTATTATTGAGGCACTCTGGCCTTCTGGCCATTAGTTCCACAGCTTCAAACAATGAATGCTGTCCTCCATTTTGATATTTGTCCCCAGTGTCTGTGTCTTGActtcctgtttttgcttcagatttgaAGTCAATTTGGACCTGATGTTAACCCTttcctttctccacagatgctgccaaacctgctgaatttATCCCAGCAGCTTGTTTTTgttcaaaagcagaaattgctcaTGAAAGCATTTGTGGGCAGAAAGCAGTGTTAAATGTTTGAAGGCCATTGAATCTGTCAGGattatgattttttttgtttcagatctccagcatccacagttgtgGATTGCTGTTATTTCTTTTGTTTCTTGCTATTTGAACCTATTGTCTTCCACATTGTTTTCCTTTTATTCACTTAACTTTCATCCTTGTGATTGATCTTCACCTACTCTCCGTTTGATACCCAAATTACGTAAATCAGTTTTGTGTCCTTGGTATTCCAGCATAGAACTTGGGAGCAGCAGTGTACCATTTGGTGCTTGAATTTGCACCACTACTTGTGTCTAAACTCTGCTTTTTTTTTTTTGCTGCTTTTACTCTTAAACCCTTTGCTCTTGCCTATCAAAAAATTGCTTCAAGTTTAAATATATAAATGTAAACTCCTGCCTGCCATGACCCTCTGGGAAAAGAATTCCACTATTCTTAATAATTTTGAGTGTAGAAATTTTGCCACATCAGACTTTAAATAGGAGATGCTTCATCTTAAATGATGTCCCTGAGTTTTAGTCTCAGCCACAGTAGATTTCTACTTTGATAGATCCACCAGATTTCTACTTTATCTGCTCCCTTCAAATCTAATTTCACTTAGTTCACCATTAGTTCTTCTTAACTGCAATGAATGCAGGCCTAACCTGTTCAACCATTTTTCATAACACAAGCCCACAATTCATCATGTACTTTTTATGGAGTCATTGGAAAGTGGAAAACTGCTAATTTGCATTTGGAAACAATGGTTTAGTCCTCAGCAGTTATTATTTTCTTCTATAAATTTGTATTTTAGTGACTACACTTTTTTTTAATGGCCTGTACCTTTTCTAAAACTTCAAAATCAGGCATTTTGCTGTTCCTATATCCTTGCATTCACCTTGCAGATGGGTAtgccttttctctccatttattttGAATGACTGATGGCTGTTTTTTTTTAGCAAAATGTTTAGTTTGACTGTGATATTTCTCAAAAGTCTAGAATCTGTATTGTACAGTAAACCAGTAATGCTAACTGCTCAGATGAGTAAACGCATCCTGGATATGTAAAGAACTAAATTAATTTCATAATTTTTAACCACAAACAAATTGAAAATACATCTGTAGTTGGTTTGAATTATTAGTGGCCCTAAATCAGTGATTGGCACTTTGAATTCTGATGTTTAACTGCAGATAGTCCGTTTGGACCAAACTCCATGCACTTTGAGAAAGTTCTCTTGAAAGCACTGGACAGAGAACTTCCCCTTTATGCTTTCAATGTTAATACCTACTCTCAGCAGTAACTATTCAGCTTCTAATATGTATGTCAATTCTTATTTCGCTCCATGTAAATTTCACTGAAGCTAATCACTGAGAGAATTTTATCCTTTCGTCTTTAGTGTGATTCCCTACTTTAGGAACATTAGTTAGACAAGGTTGCCTGATTTTTATGTTATCAAGCAAGGAGCATTCCATATTGTGGAGATCGTTGAAGTTTGTGACAAATGTTACCACTGACTATAATAGTCAAATGGGATATTCTAGCATGTTTTCATGTTGTTTTCAAAAGGGAATCTTGACCTTTCTACTACTTTGAAGTAGTATTACTTTCATAAAGACTATGTTGTGCTATCTCTAGTAGTTGACACCATTTGGGTCAGTTTTGTATTGAATGCTGTGACTGTATGATGGTGTTTTTCTAGAAGTATCTGGTACAAATGATGtgaattctttaaatgaatgataTCATGACACTGTAAACGCTTGCTGATGTACCAACACCAAATTTATTATTTGCTGCTTTATTTGACTTGGATTAATTTGTTTCCTTTTTTTAACAGAACTTGCCATTTTCTGTGGAGAACAAGTGGAGGCTGTTGGCAATGATGACAGTATTCTTTGGCAGTGGCTTTGCTGCTCCATTTGTTTTAGTCTGGCATCAAATGCTCAAGAAATGAGACTGCATTATTCAGTACGTGACAATCTAAAAATTTCCTGTGATTGAATAAATTCAAAATCAATTGTTTATCTGGTGCATATGATGTGAATATTTTTGTTATGAGTAATACTGTGATACTGTAAACGCTTTCTGATGCACCAAACCCCATAACTTGTTTACCCTTACAATGCAGTTGTCACTTTTGTATTTGGTCAATGAGTCATTAAGTAGGTATTGATCAACCATGTTATCATGTGGCcatatttagacatttgagtATAACTTTTGTGATTAGCATCAGCAATTACTTTGTAGGTGTTACCATGCAATTCCCGTCAAAATACTAAGTTTCTAGCAAGTATTCAGTTTGGCACATATAATTTAGTAGgacagaaagcatttgacaaagtttCATTCTGCATTATAATTGTCCAGTGCTGGATCACTTGAGTGTAGTTATTTTTCAGGGCACTGTTAAATCTCAATcacaattttaaagaattaatgaTTTTGTGTAGGCCACAATTGATTCTATGCTAAATATTTTACATTTAATGTAGCTTCATGAACCTGGATTCAAGTGTCTTTTGGAAACTGTAAGCTAGAGTTAGCACATTCTGGATTTAGGGACAAAATTAGGATGGTAATGAAAGGAGCATAAAAGCaacttttttttatatagatCATAGATGTAATTACATCTTTCAAGAACAAAACCAGTCTTGTTGATTAGAGTACAATACTTGTTTAACTTATTGTTAGTTTGGATAATCTGCATGTGCTTTTGCAGAGTTTCATAGTACCACTTCAGAATTATTGGAAATTGCATTGTTGGACTTTTTTCATTCTCCATCTGTTTAAAGGGAGCCAGCTAGGTATTGAAGTACTTTGCACCCCTACTTCCCCTTCCAAAGCTTGATATTGGCAATGAAAGGTCACAGATCAGAAATGGCAGCTCCGTCCCTTTCTCTACAAATGTTTGCAagacctgttttttttttctaagATCTCGTTTATACTTAAATGTTTTGGTTAAGTTTCTTTTTTCTTTGATTAGACTCTGACTCATAGTACTtctaaactttttttttcttttccagaTTAAAAAGCCACCTTAACTGGGTAGATATCTGCTGAGCAACTTATATCCTCAAGAGTCTGTTAATCTTTCCAGTGAGGTGTTCTTGTAAATAAAAATATTAAGAAATTAAATATTCCCCTCTTTGTGCTTTATCTTTATCTACTTTTGGTACTTGGCTGAGTCTCAAATACTAAAATTTACATCTTGGGTGTTAGGTTTAATATGAACCTCCCCTTTGTGTGCTTTCTTTTTGCAAATCATCTTGCTTAATCTGCaggtttaggagaaagtgagaactgcagctgctggagatcagagctgaaaatgtgttgcaggaaaagcgcagtaggtcaggcagcatccaaggagcaggagaattgatgtttgggcatgagcccttcaggaaagaagggctcatgcccaaaacgtcgattctcctgctccttcgatgctgcctgacctgcgcttttccagcaacacattttcagctctaacctGCAGGTTTATATTAATATAAGTAACTATTAGTAATCTTGGTTCTTCACCATAGGTAGGTGAATCTTTTGAGCTACAGGAGAAATGTTGTTTAGCCCCTTGAAAGTAGCTGATCAGTACAGTTCTACTTCGTTATAAAGTTGGAACTGGGAATAATCTAGTCGCATAATGCTACCACTACAGTGCTGATCACATTTTGTGATTCTAAGTGCACTGGCCTATAGTTCAATTATAGTGATCTCTCTTGTTAACATCTGGTGACTTGTTGCAGTGGGGAGAAATGACCCAACAACAACCTGACAGTCACACCTGCTTCCTAAAAGTCCCATTATCCTAGACTCCTCAGTCACCATCCTTGCCAGTGAAACTGATTAGCCTCCAGAGATTGACTCTGGATCAAAGATGTTTTGGCATCAGGTCAGTAATAGGTGAGGACATCTGGTTACCAGCTACCATTGATCAGCAATGATCAATCAATTGAGGGACTAAGCTGAACACTCAAAAGCACCACCCAGAGTAGCAACTAACATGTCTCACCAATATGTCTCTGACTGAGCATCAGTCAGAGGTACCACCACAACCATGTGGAGACAAGTCCTGTCCTCAAACATTCCCTTGAATAGTGGGGTAATACCACCATGTTCAAATGGGATAAATTGAAAGTACATAGCAATTTGAATGTAGCATCAATGAGGCATTATGGGCTATTGGCTGCAGCAGAATTACATTCCATTACAATGTGTGACATGTGTAATCTCTCAACCACTATCAAGCAAAATGACCAACCAAGAATGATGAAGACAGCATAAGAACAAAGAGCTAACTGAAAATGAGGTGAAGGTATTGGATGACAAGTAAATTGTGGAAGATGCAAGTTGACAGCTGAGGAATCCCAAAAGCAGTAGAACAGATCACATGCTAATATGAATGGTAACTGGCAAATTAAAGAAATAATGGAAGGAGGCTTCCTGAGCCCACCATCTTTATTAACACTGCAGCCCAGCACGTGTGCAAAAAAGACCAAGCTGAAACATTATTGGCAATCATAATTGCTGAGTGGATAATTCATCTGCCTTCTGAGGGTCCTAACAGTACATGCAAGTCTTCATACATTTTAATAACTCCATGTAATATCAAAAATTGGGTGAGCAGATGACATATAGCAAAGGTTATATCTAGAAACTGGCCACATAAATACTGTAACCTAAAaaagcagagttaaaaatcacacaacaccaggttatagtccaggtttaattggaagcacactagctttcggagtgacgctccttcatcaggtgattgtggagagctcgatcgtaacacagaatttatagaaaaaatttgcagtgtgatgtaactgaaattatacattgaaaaattgattgttaagccattcatctgttagaatacagtgatagtttcactttcaTGTGTacatcacaaaacccttttttttaaagttgcattctcgggttagctgttaacaatgtgttagctagacaatatgtccaaatcatgactaaaaaAGCAGATAATTGGCTGTGAATTCTGCCATCAGCAACTTAGTTCataattccccaaagcctgtccactctCTAAGTGACACAAGAGATTGCTCAGCTATTCCCCACTTGATTCGGTGAGTGCAATTCCCAAGTCTGAAACACCCAACACCCTCCACAGCAAAACAAACCCGAAACATTCACAATCCTTGACAAGGAGCACACGTGGTGTGTGTACTGTTGCATCATGACAAATTTcagaccacacacacactaccttTTCAGACAGTTACATGACGTAACATTCCAATACCCACAGCCAGTTATGTACGGGTAATGTACAGTGATGTCAGATTAAGAGCGGAATTTTCCCTGGTATGTGAGCAAtga
The DNA window shown above is from Chiloscyllium punctatum isolate Juve2018m chromosome 2, sChiPun1.3, whole genome shotgun sequence and carries:
- the cox7c gene encoding cytochrome c oxidase subunit 7C, mitochondrial, translated to MLWARTVRNFSTSLIRRSHYEEGPGKNLPFSVENKWRLLAMMTVFFGSGFAAPFVLVWHQMLKK